The following are encoded together in the Culex pipiens pallens isolate TS chromosome 1, TS_CPP_V2, whole genome shotgun sequence genome:
- the LOC120424158 gene encoding uncharacterized protein LOC120424158 produces MTKVYYNTTNPNQLVGTKLPSIKNVPLLAFGSIGLTNLAHLTLLASTLGQHKRPIYAIKWNKRTTTRVWTNDHHLKHVHRPMHADVYLPLGEPVVCSTDRTKFNLRSIHSVGRYG; encoded by the coding sequence ATGACAAAGGTGTATTACAATACGACGAACCCGAACCAGCTGGTCGGGACGAAGCTGCCCAGCATCAAGAACGTACCGCTATTGGCCTTCGGATCGATAGGACTCACGAACCTGGCGCACCTAACCCTGCTGGCGAGCACCCTTGGCCAGCACAAGCGACCGATATATGCGATCAAGTGGAACAAACGGACAACTACGCGGGTGTGGACAAACGACCATCATCTGAAACACGTCCACCGGCCAATGCACGCAGATGTTTATCTTCCACTCGGTGAACCAGTCGTTTGCAGCACGGATCGAACCAAATTCAACCTCCGGTCCATCCATTCGGTTGGAAGATACGGATAA